The sequence below is a genomic window from Candidatus Binatia bacterium.
CGGCAGATCGAGAGCATCGAATTCGACGAGTTCGAGTGGGGCATGAAGCAGAGGCGCATCTATGCCGACCGGGGTCCCGGCGCCGTGACCGCCTATCCGATGATCTTTCCGAACATCATGCGGCTCAACGAGGCGTCGCGCGAGGTCATGCACTGGCGCGTGCCCCTGGACGATTACAACAGCCGGATTTTCTGGGCCGGCTTTACGCCTTCGCGCGGCGGAAAAAAGGTCGCGCAGCCCGAGCACCCGCCGGTGACCTACATCACGTATAAAGAAGACGGCGAATTCCTCATGACCACGTTTCCGAGCCAGGACGCGATGGCGTGGGAGACTCAGGGGCCGATCTTCGACCGGACGAAGGAAAATCTGGGCGCGTCGGATATCGGCGTCGTGAAATACCGCAAGCTGCTCAAGGAGCAGATCAGGATCGTCCAGCAGGGCGGCGACCCGATCGCCTTTGTGCGCGATCCGGAAAAAAATCGCATCGTCGAATTCACGACCTTGCAGGGAACTCCCGACGAAGGGATGCGCTGGGTCGAGCTTTTGGAAAAAAGGGTGATCTGAGATGCCGAATCTCAGGATGGGGATAGCCGGCCTGGGCATGGCCTCGCGCCAGATCCTGCCTTACTTCGAAAAAATTCCTTACATCCAGGCTGCCGCGGCGGCGGATATCCGAAAAGAGAGCTTGAAGGCTTTTCAGGAGAAGTATGCCGGCAAGGTATTCGAGAGCGTCAAAGAGATGTGCGAGAGCCCGGACATCGACGCCGTCTGGATCGCGACTCCTAATCTGCACCATGCGGACCATGCCATCATGGCTGCCGAGAACGGCAAGCACATCATCTGTGAAAAACCGCTGGCCGTGACTCTGGAAGAGTGCGACCGGATGATCGAGGCGGCGGAGCGGAACAAGGTCAAGCTCCTGCAAGGCCATTCGAAGATCTACGAGCCGGCGATAAAGAAAATGCGCGAGATCGTCGCCGGCGGCGAGCTGGGGCGGCTGCTGCAAATCAACACCTTCAATTATCGCAACTGGATTCTCCGCCCGAGAGTCGACGTTGAAGTCGATACCGCTCGCGGCGGCGGCATCGTCTATAACCAGGGGCCGCACCAGACCGACGTGGTCCGCTGCATCGGGGGCGGCGTGGTCAAGAGCGTGCGCGCCAACGCGGGCAGATGGGATTCCCACTTCGATTGCGAGATCGGCTACACGGCGTTTCTGGAGCTTGCCGACGGAACGCCGGCGACGATGACGATCAACGGCTACGGCTACTTCGATATCACCGAGCTGACCTGGGACATCGGCGAAGGCGGGACGAAAGTTACGCGGTCACCCTCAAAGCTCGCGCGCCACAAAGGCCCGGTCGATCCGGCAACGAAATATTCGGGTCCGGTGCATTGGGGCGCGAGCGATTCCTCCGACGGCGAGAGATACCAGCCCTTCTACGGCCTCACGATCGTGAGCTGCGAGAAGGGAGATATCCGCCAATCTCCGGATGGGCTCTATGTCTACACGATCGAGGGAGTGAGAGAGGTGCCCTGCCCTCCCAGTCGCGGGCGTGGGGCGGAGCTGATCGA
It includes:
- a CDS encoding Gfo/Idh/MocA family oxidoreductase, with translation MPNLRMGIAGLGMASRQILPYFEKIPYIQAAAAADIRKESLKAFQEKYAGKVFESVKEMCESPDIDAVWIATPNLHHADHAIMAAENGKHIICEKPLAVTLEECDRMIEAAERNKVKLLQGHSKIYEPAIKKMREIVAGGELGRLLQINTFNYRNWILRPRVDVEVDTARGGGIVYNQGPHQTDVVRCIGGGVVKSVRANAGRWDSHFDCEIGYTAFLELADGTPATMTINGYGYFDITELTWDIGEGGTKVTRSPSKLARHKGPVDPATKYSGPVHWGASDSSDGERYQPFYGLTIVSCEKGDIRQSPDGLYVYTIEGVREVPCPPSRGRGAELIELHEAITQDRPVFPDGKWGKASLEVVLAILKSSREKKEITLSHQVSYPSRLEES